In one Mesorhizobium australicum genomic region, the following are encoded:
- a CDS encoding citrate synthase family protein, with product MKAISAPAFLTAREAAAELSVSLATLYAYVSRGLVRSEPVGDGRARRYRADDIRALRQRRRASGAVQPSAEAAIPVLDTTVSTITEAGPIYRGVPVVALAEAATVEQAATLLWDVRRADPFEPANIPVVDAPMQAIFEAARDAKPLPRAIAVLALASDADPRAHNRSAEGRAAAGARVMRLVTAAVLGAAPSPLPIHRQVAQAWAKDHPAAEDLLRRALVLLADHELNASTWTARCAASTGLNLYDAAIAGLAALKGPRHGGAGPLAARMVAELGDGDIAAAIADRVALGEPIPGFGHTVYVDGDPRADVLLRALAAAGADPRLAVELPRLVTEATGLYANIDYALAVLMRTLNLPVGHETALFAIARASGWMAHAIEQLQSGLLIRPRARYVGPEAGRTNNI from the coding sequence ATGAAAGCGATCTCTGCTCCTGCCTTCCTCACCGCCCGCGAGGCCGCCGCCGAGCTGTCGGTCTCGCTCGCGACCCTCTACGCCTATGTCAGCCGCGGCCTGGTCCGTTCGGAGCCGGTCGGCGACGGTCGCGCGCGGCGCTACAGGGCGGACGACATCCGGGCGCTGCGCCAGCGCCGCCGCGCCTCGGGTGCGGTGCAGCCCTCCGCCGAGGCGGCGATCCCGGTTCTCGACACGACCGTGTCGACCATAACCGAGGCCGGTCCGATCTATCGCGGCGTGCCGGTGGTGGCGCTCGCCGAGGCCGCGACCGTCGAACAGGCCGCCACGCTGCTATGGGACGTGCGCCGCGCCGATCCCTTCGAGCCCGCCAACATACCGGTCGTGGACGCTCCGATGCAGGCGATTTTCGAAGCCGCCCGCGATGCCAAGCCTCTGCCGCGCGCGATCGCCGTTCTGGCGCTCGCCAGCGATGCGGACCCGCGCGCCCACAACCGCTCCGCCGAGGGCCGCGCAGCGGCTGGCGCGCGGGTGATGCGGCTGGTCACGGCGGCGGTGCTTGGCGCCGCCCCCTCTCCCTTGCCGATCCACCGCCAGGTGGCGCAGGCCTGGGCGAAGGACCATCCCGCAGCCGAAGACTTGCTGCGTCGCGCGCTGGTGCTGCTCGCCGACCACGAGCTCAACGCTTCGACCTGGACCGCGCGCTGCGCGGCTTCCACCGGTCTCAACCTCTACGACGCGGCCATCGCCGGCCTCGCCGCGCTGAAAGGCCCGCGCCATGGCGGCGCCGGCCCGCTCGCCGCCCGCATGGTCGCCGAACTCGGCGACGGCGACATCGCGGCGGCGATAGCGGACCGCGTAGCGCTCGGCGAGCCGATCCCCGGCTTCGGCCACACCGTCTATGTCGATGGCGATCCCCGCGCCGACGTGCTCCTGCGCGCGCTCGCCGCCGCGGGCGCCGACCCGCGCCTGGCCGTCGAGTTGCCTCGCCTCGTCACCGAGGCGACGGGACTCTACGCCAACATAGACTATGCGCTGGCCGTGCTGATGCGCACGCTGAACCTGCCCGTCGGCCACGAAACCGCGCTCTTCGCCATAGCCCGCGCCTCAGGCTGGATGGCGCACGCGATCGAGCAGCTCCAGTCCGGCCTCCTGATCCGCCCCCGCGCGCGCTATGTCGGGCCGGAGGCAGGGCGAACGAACAACATTTAG
- the rpoD gene encoding RNA polymerase sigma factor RpoD, whose product MATKEKEEAETEREGAPDGPLLDLSDDAVKKMIKLAKKRGYVTLDELNAVLPSEETDPDRIEDVNAMLNDMGINVVEDGENDEAEADSGSDGEEEANELAEQTGTAVAAVTKKEPTDRTDDPVRMYLREMGSVELLSREGEIAIAKRIEAGRETMIAGLCESPLTFQAIIIWRDELNEGKILLREIIDLEATYAGPEAKQAPIVERVDEDAKPKEEPRQARRGRDDEDDITNVGGENRVEDEEEDEDEQNLSLAAMEAELRPQVMATLDVIADTYKKLRKLQDQQVEQRLAAMGALSSGQERRYKQLKDELITAVKSLSLNQNRIESLVEQLYDINKRLVQNEGKLLRLAESYGVRREEFLREYHGSELDPNWIKSIANLVSRGWKEFTKNERDAIRDLRAEIQNLATETAISIGEFRKIVNQVQKGEREAAIAKKEMVEANLRLVISIAKKYTNRGLQFLDLIQEGNIGLMKAVDKFEYRRGYKFSTYATWWIRQAITRSIADQARTIRIPVHMIETINKIVRTSRQMLHEIGREPTPEELAEKLAMPLEKVRKVLKIAKEPISLETPVGDEEDSHLGDFIEDKNAILPIDAAIQANLRETTTRVLASLTPREERVLRMRFGIGMNTDHTLEEVGQQFSVTRERIRQIEAKALRKLKHPSRSRKLRSFLDS is encoded by the coding sequence ATGGCGACAAAGGAAAAGGAAGAGGCGGAGACCGAACGCGAAGGCGCCCCCGACGGGCCTCTGCTCGACCTGTCCGACGATGCCGTCAAGAAGATGATCAAGCTCGCGAAGAAGCGCGGCTATGTCACCCTTGACGAGCTCAATGCCGTGCTCCCCTCCGAGGAGACGGATCCCGACCGGATCGAAGACGTCAATGCCATGCTGAACGACATGGGCATCAACGTCGTCGAGGATGGCGAGAACGACGAGGCCGAGGCGGATTCGGGTTCCGACGGCGAGGAAGAGGCGAACGAGCTGGCCGAACAGACCGGCACGGCGGTCGCCGCCGTCACCAAGAAAGAGCCGACAGACCGCACCGACGACCCGGTGCGCATGTATCTGCGCGAGATGGGCTCGGTGGAGCTGCTCTCCCGCGAGGGTGAAATCGCGATTGCCAAGCGTATCGAGGCCGGCCGCGAGACGATGATCGCGGGCCTGTGCGAAAGCCCGCTGACCTTCCAGGCGATCATCATCTGGCGCGACGAGCTGAACGAAGGCAAGATCCTGCTGCGCGAGATCATCGATCTCGAGGCGACCTATGCCGGCCCCGAGGCCAAGCAGGCGCCGATCGTCGAGCGCGTGGACGAGGACGCCAAGCCGAAGGAAGAGCCGCGCCAGGCACGTCGCGGCCGCGACGACGAGGACGACATCACCAATGTCGGCGGCGAAAACCGCGTCGAGGACGAGGAAGAGGACGAGGACGAGCAGAACCTTTCACTGGCCGCGATGGAGGCGGAACTCCGCCCGCAGGTCATGGCGACGCTCGACGTCATCGCCGACACCTACAAGAAGCTGCGCAAGCTGCAGGACCAGCAGGTCGAGCAGCGTCTCGCTGCCATGGGCGCGCTGTCGTCCGGCCAGGAGCGCCGCTACAAGCAGCTGAAGGACGAGCTGATCACGGCGGTGAAGTCGTTGTCGCTCAACCAGAACCGCATCGAGTCGCTGGTCGAGCAGCTCTACGACATCAACAAGCGGCTGGTGCAGAACGAGGGAAAGCTGCTGCGCCTCGCCGAGAGCTATGGCGTGCGCCGCGAGGAGTTCCTGCGCGAATACCACGGCTCCGAGCTCGATCCGAACTGGATCAAGTCGATCGCGAACCTGGTTTCGCGCGGCTGGAAGGAATTCACCAAGAACGAGCGCGACGCGATCCGCGATCTGCGGGCCGAGATCCAGAACCTCGCGACCGAGACCGCGATCTCGATCGGCGAGTTCCGCAAGATCGTCAACCAGGTCCAGAAGGGCGAGCGGGAAGCCGCGATCGCCAAGAAGGAGATGGTCGAGGCGAACCTGCGCCTGGTGATCTCGATCGCCAAGAAATACACCAACCGCGGCCTGCAGTTCCTGGACCTGATCCAGGAAGGAAACATCGGCCTGATGAAGGCGGTGGACAAGTTCGAGTATCGTCGCGGCTACAAGTTCTCGACCTATGCGACGTGGTGGATCCGGCAGGCGATCACCCGCTCGATCGCCGACCAGGCGCGCACGATCCGCATTCCGGTGCACATGATCGAGACGATTAACAAGATCGTGCGGACGAGCCGCCAGATGCTGCACGAGATCGGCCGCGAGCCGACGCCGGAGGAACTGGCCGAAAAGCTCGCCATGCCGCTCGAAAAGGTGCGCAAGGTGCTGAAGATCGCCAAGGAGCCGATCTCGCTCGAGACGCCTGTGGGCGACGAGGAGGATTCGCACCTCGGCGATTTCATCGAGGACAAGAACGCCATCCTGCCGATCGACGCGGCGATCCAGGCGAACCTGCGCGAGACCACCACGCGCGTGCTCGCCTCGCTCACCCCGCGCGAGGAACGCGTGCTGCGCATGCGTTTCGGCATCGGCATGAACACCGACCACACGCTGGAGGAAGTCGGCCAGCAGTTCTCGGTGACGCGCGAGCGTATCCGCCAGATCGAGGCAAAGGCGCTGCGGAAGCTGAAGCATCCGTCGCGGTCGAGGAAGCTGAGGAGCTTCCTGGATAGCTGA
- a CDS encoding winged helix DNA-binding protein, with protein sequence MNKPLDDKDTGQIVDRLAPLMTQFELAMIVARNAQEQWVLRCAAAAGMKGYSTTDLLVLHMVGYGPKRLADICFSLNIEDTHIVSYALKKLQRARLVESARIGKDTFFQPTEEGQKFIDDYKAMRKRFLIRALAKFSSGELELEQLAEMLRVLSGLYEQAARSAENSMAV encoded by the coding sequence GTGAACAAACCGCTCGACGACAAGGATACGGGCCAGATCGTGGATAGACTTGCGCCCCTCATGACCCAGTTCGAGCTGGCGATGATCGTCGCGCGCAATGCGCAGGAACAATGGGTCCTGCGCTGCGCAGCCGCGGCGGGGATGAAAGGCTATTCGACGACCGACTTGCTCGTCCTGCACATGGTCGGCTACGGGCCGAAGCGGCTCGCGGACATCTGCTTCAGCCTCAATATCGAGGACACCCACATCGTGTCCTACGCGCTCAAGAAGCTGCAGCGCGCCAGGCTCGTCGAGAGCGCGCGCATCGGCAAGGACACCTTCTTCCAGCCGACGGAAGAAGGGCAGAAGTTCATCGACGACTACAAGGCGATGCGAAAGCGCTTCCTGATCCGCGCGCTCGCCAAGTTCTCCAGCGGAGAGCTCGAGCTTGAACAGCTCGCCGAGATGCTGCGCGTCCTGTCCGGCCTCTACGAGCAGGCGGCCCGCAGCGCCGAGAACTCGATGGCGGTGTGA
- a CDS encoding M24 family metallopeptidase — protein sequence MQFTPNTEAIKALPAKEGLDAVIAMSPENFAYASGAYISTVRLIRPRHAYAVFPAKGEPFNIVCSIEESLTRSESWIPDVRTYTEFAEIPVEVLARELKKEGLGSGKLGIDLDYLPVSAYEALTAALPDAEFVNTTETVTGVRVIKGESEIALIEAATRQTHKAVLDAMEASNQGDSEADMAQKIANNIINYGADGTLFMAFASGERTKHPHTTAQSDVLPRPGDIIRFDVGGTYGAFASDFARTYSAGRPSEEQKDVYAKLIRIQRETIAAVKPGVLAEDLFFLCKDLYAKHGLPFTMPHIGHSFGVELHENPMLRPGDKTPLMAGMVINIEPMVKHATGTYHTEDLVLVTETGYRLLTLGLAPEELPVIGQTINY from the coding sequence ATGCAGTTCACGCCCAATACGGAGGCTATCAAGGCGCTTCCGGCCAAAGAGGGTCTCGATGCGGTGATCGCGATGAGCCCGGAGAATTTCGCCTACGCATCCGGCGCCTATATCTCGACGGTTCGGCTGATCCGGCCCCGTCACGCCTATGCCGTGTTCCCGGCCAAGGGCGAGCCTTTCAACATCGTCTGCTCGATCGAGGAAAGCCTGACGCGCTCGGAGAGCTGGATTCCGGATGTGCGTACCTACACCGAGTTTGCCGAGATCCCCGTGGAGGTGCTGGCGCGCGAACTGAAGAAGGAAGGCCTGGGCAGCGGCAAGCTCGGCATCGACCTCGATTACCTGCCGGTCTCGGCCTATGAAGCGCTGACCGCCGCATTGCCGGACGCCGAGTTCGTCAACACGACCGAGACTGTCACAGGGGTTCGGGTGATCAAGGGCGAGAGCGAGATCGCATTGATCGAAGCCGCCACCCGGCAGACGCACAAGGCCGTTCTCGACGCGATGGAGGCCAGCAACCAGGGCGATTCCGAGGCGGACATGGCCCAGAAGATCGCCAACAACATCATCAATTACGGCGCCGACGGCACGCTGTTCATGGCGTTCGCGTCCGGCGAGCGAACCAAACATCCGCACACGACCGCGCAGTCGGACGTCCTGCCGAGGCCGGGCGACATCATCCGCTTCGACGTCGGCGGAACCTACGGCGCCTTTGCCAGCGACTTTGCGCGCACCTATTCCGCGGGCCGGCCGAGCGAGGAGCAGAAGGACGTCTACGCGAAACTCATCCGCATCCAGCGCGAGACGATCGCCGCGGTGAAGCCGGGCGTGCTGGCCGAAGACCTCTTCTTCCTCTGCAAGGATCTCTACGCCAAGCACGGCCTGCCGTTTACGATGCCGCATATCGGGCACAGCTTCGGGGTCGAGCTGCACGAGAACCCGATGCTGAGGCCCGGCGACAAGACGCCGCTCATGGCCGGCATGGTGATCAACATCGAGCCGATGGTGAAGCATGCAACCGGGACCTACCACACGGAGGATCTCGTGCTCGTCACCGAGACGGGCTACCGGTTGCTGACACTCGGGCTGGCTCCCGAGGAGCTGCCGGTGATCGGGCAGACGATCAATTACTGA
- a CDS encoding citrate synthase/methylcitrate synthase — protein MTIHSNPAAGLDGVAAAVTALSHVDGEKGELIVAGMRIGELAQNTDFEGLTARVWAAAMAREVDAAEARRWLGQARVAAFQRLPAILPATAGLPMIDAFRVAVAAIAPIDGLASEAAIVGAMPVFAAALVRQAEGKAPVAPDPALGHAADLLRMMRGEEAGVEEAKALDAYLVTVADHGMNASTFAARVVASTQANLFMAVTAGYCALTGPLHGGAPEPVLDMLDAIATQDRIASWIDEALARGERLMGFGHRIYKVRDPRADVLKRAVERLGGRGTDLGFAAEVEAYARRALEVAKPDRRLDTNVEFYTAILLDALKIPRRAFTPIFAVGRTAGWTAHALEQQRTGRLLRPSSIYTGAMPG, from the coding sequence ATGACGATCCATTCCAATCCGGCCGCCGGCCTCGACGGGGTCGCAGCCGCGGTAACGGCGCTGTCGCATGTCGACGGCGAGAAGGGGGAGCTGATCGTGGCAGGCATGCGGATCGGCGAGCTTGCGCAGAATACGGATTTCGAAGGGCTGACGGCGCGGGTGTGGGCGGCTGCGATGGCGCGGGAGGTCGACGCGGCAGAGGCGAGGCGGTGGCTTGGACAGGCGCGGGTGGCAGCATTCCAGCGCCTGCCGGCGATCCTTCCGGCGACCGCGGGCCTGCCGATGATCGACGCCTTCCGCGTCGCCGTGGCGGCAATCGCGCCGATCGACGGGCTTGCCTCCGAGGCGGCGATCGTCGGCGCCATGCCGGTGTTCGCGGCGGCGCTGGTGCGGCAGGCGGAAGGCAAGGCGCCGGTCGCGCCTGATCCGGCGCTCGGGCATGCGGCCGACCTGCTGAGGATGATGCGCGGCGAGGAGGCCGGCGTGGAGGAGGCGAAGGCGCTCGACGCCTATCTCGTCACGGTGGCCGACCACGGCATGAATGCGTCGACCTTTGCTGCGCGTGTCGTGGCGTCGACGCAGGCGAACCTGTTCATGGCGGTCACCGCGGGCTACTGCGCGCTGACCGGGCCGCTGCATGGCGGCGCGCCGGAGCCGGTGCTCGACATGCTGGACGCGATCGCGACGCAGGACCGCATCGCCAGCTGGATCGATGAAGCGTTGGCGCGCGGCGAGCGGCTGATGGGCTTCGGCCATCGCATCTACAAGGTGCGCGACCCGCGCGCCGACGTGCTGAAGCGCGCGGTGGAGCGGCTGGGCGGGCGCGGCACCGATCTCGGCTTCGCCGCGGAGGTGGAGGCCTATGCGCGGCGGGCGTTGGAGGTGGCGAAGCCGGACCGCAGGCTCGACACCAATGTCGAATTCTACACTGCGATCCTGCTCGATGCGCTGAAGATCCCCCGGCGCGCCTTCACGCCGATTTTCGCCGTGGGTCGCACCGCCGGCTGGACGGCGCATGCGCTGGAACAGCAGCGGACGGGGCGGCTCCTGAGGCCGTCGTCGATCTATACGGGCGCGATGCCGGGCTGA
- the dnaG gene encoding DNA primase: MRFPPAFLDEIRDRVPISSVIASRVSWDRKKTNASKGDYWACCPFHGEKSPSFHCEDRKGRYHCFGCGVSGDHFRFLTELEGLSFPEAVERVAGMAGVAMPARDDQQERREQQRASLTDVMEMATRWFQERLQGPEGAKARAYLRDRGLTSVTQQTFRLGYAPESRNALKEFLASKGITKDQIEACGLVRHGDDIAVSYDYFRDRIMFPIEDRQGRVIAFGGRALSSDALAKYMNSPDTELFHKGNVLYNFARARKAQGREGTIIAVEGYMDAIALSQAGFENVVAPLGTALTENQLELLWRMTGEPVLCFDGDKAGLKAAWRAADLALPLVQAGKTVRFALLAEGKDPDDLVRTEGPDAFSKVLSEARPLADLIWMRETSGGVFDTPEKRAELEKTLREATSRIKDESVRFHYQQEMRERVQVFFGSTRAARGERGDFRKGGQQWRGGPADGRMAFSDSLTRSALVKGGAMPIREAAIMVALISHPTLIEENYDLIEMLDLSNPRLVQLHAALLDALAHDAAGDRDSLLDVVREAGLEPVWQEATELVRRVRDWTALEDAALDDARDAFAQALHLHRSQRTLHKELKAAEIALASESTEENFMRLLDIQSQFRDMQATEALIEGFGVQSGRAGRN, encoded by the coding sequence ATGCGCTTTCCGCCCGCCTTCCTCGACGAGATCCGCGACCGCGTGCCGATATCCTCGGTGATCGCGAGCCGAGTCTCGTGGGACCGCAAGAAGACGAACGCGTCGAAGGGCGATTACTGGGCCTGCTGTCCGTTCCATGGCGAGAAGTCGCCGTCCTTCCACTGCGAGGACCGCAAGGGCCGTTATCACTGCTTCGGCTGCGGGGTGTCGGGCGACCATTTCCGCTTCCTGACCGAGCTTGAGGGACTGTCCTTTCCCGAGGCCGTAGAACGCGTTGCCGGGATGGCGGGCGTGGCGATGCCGGCGCGCGACGATCAGCAGGAGCGCCGGGAGCAGCAGCGCGCCAGCCTGACCGACGTGATGGAGATGGCGACGCGCTGGTTTCAGGAGCGACTGCAGGGGCCGGAGGGCGCCAAGGCGAGGGCCTACCTGCGCGACCGGGGGCTCACTTCGGTGACGCAGCAGACGTTCCGACTCGGCTACGCGCCGGAAAGCCGCAATGCGCTGAAGGAATTTCTCGCCTCGAAGGGGATCACCAAGGATCAGATCGAGGCCTGCGGGCTGGTGCGGCACGGCGACGACATTGCCGTCTCCTACGACTACTTCCGCGACCGGATCATGTTCCCGATCGAGGACCGGCAGGGGCGGGTGATCGCCTTCGGCGGGCGGGCGCTGAGTTCGGATGCGCTGGCGAAATACATGAACTCGCCGGACACCGAGCTCTTCCACAAGGGAAACGTGCTCTACAACTTCGCCAGGGCGCGCAAGGCGCAGGGGCGCGAGGGCACGATCATCGCCGTCGAAGGCTACATGGACGCGATCGCGCTGTCGCAGGCGGGTTTCGAAAATGTGGTGGCACCGCTCGGCACGGCTTTGACCGAGAACCAGCTTGAGCTGTTGTGGCGGATGACCGGCGAGCCGGTGCTGTGCTTCGACGGCGACAAGGCGGGACTGAAGGCGGCATGGCGCGCGGCGGACCTCGCGCTGCCGCTGGTGCAAGCTGGCAAGACCGTGCGCTTCGCCCTGCTGGCCGAGGGCAAGGACCCGGACGACCTCGTGCGGACGGAAGGACCGGACGCGTTTTCAAAGGTGCTTTCCGAGGCACGGCCGCTCGCCGACCTGATCTGGATGCGCGAGACGTCCGGCGGGGTGTTCGATACCCCAGAGAAGCGGGCGGAGCTGGAAAAGACGCTGCGCGAGGCGACGTCGCGCATCAAGGACGAGAGCGTGCGCTTCCACTACCAACAGGAAATGCGCGAGCGGGTGCAGGTGTTCTTCGGCTCGACCCGCGCGGCGCGGGGCGAGCGCGGCGACTTCCGCAAGGGCGGGCAGCAGTGGCGCGGCGGACCGGCCGATGGGCGCATGGCGTTCAGCGACAGCCTGACGCGGTCCGCGCTCGTGAAAGGCGGTGCGATGCCGATCCGCGAGGCGGCGATCATGGTGGCGCTGATCAGCCATCCGACGCTGATCGAGGAGAATTACGACCTGATCGAGATGCTGGATCTCAGCAATCCGCGGCTGGTGCAACTGCATGCCGCATTGCTCGACGCGCTGGCGCATGACGCGGCGGGCGACCGCGACAGCCTGCTCGACGTGGTGCGCGAGGCGGGCCTGGAGCCGGTGTGGCAGGAGGCGACGGAGCTGGTGCGGCGGGTGCGCGACTGGACCGCGCTGGAGGACGCTGCGCTGGATGATGCCCGCGACGCCTTCGCGCAGGCGCTCCACTTGCACCGCAGCCAGCGCACTCTACATAAGGAGCTGAAGGCGGCCGAAATCGCGCTCGCGTCGGAATCGACGGAAGAGAATTTCATGCGCCTTCTCGACATACAGTCCCAGTTCCGTGACATGCAGGCGACCGAAGCGCTGATCGAAGGCTTTGGCGTGCAGTCGGGACGGGCTGGCAGGAACTGA